The following are encoded together in the Myxococcales bacterium genome:
- the xdh gene encoding selenium-dependent xanthine dehydrogenase, which produces MPTIDFSLNGEKRRLDVAAGESLLDALRDRCGVTSTKDGCQPQGQCGCCLALIDGQPKTTCAIGAEKIAGKSVVTLEGLPDTERELLSRAFVIAGGLQCGFCIPGFALRAKQLCDKNPKPSREEIAKAVDGHLCRCTGYVKILDAIELYASARRGEPLPELATDGHVGKPYPRYQGERMTLGDRPYVADMQREGMLHGALVLSPHARAKVKSIDTTKAKALPGVHTVATAADVPGERWYGLIYPDWPAFVAIGEEARCVGDVIAAIAAEDEATARAAAALVEVSYELLTPVLSPAESLADGAPQVNPKHDNVLSRSIIRRGDVDAALAKSAHVVSGTWKTQRIEHLYLEPEAALAEPLPDGKMALYTQGQGVFDDRRQVAGVLAMQEDDLYVELIPNGGAFGGKEDMSVQAQTALLAKLSGRPVRIELTREESIRMHPKRHPISMDYTVGCDAEGRLTAVKARMVGDSGAYASVGGKVLERAAGHSCGPYRVPHVDVEAVAAYTNNPPCGAMRGFGANQASFAIEGCLDLLAEKVGIDAYQIRDRNIVALGDLFSTGQILDKSVGIRKTLEAVKDVFYEAKNAGKAVGIGCGIKNSGIGNGVSEWGKCRLVVEQDKTVSVYNGYTEMGQGLLTILIQFAVEVTGLPGSVFRPKVDSTFALGCGQTTGSRATLFAGNAVKSAAEKLKLDLDQGKALGDLVGNVYAADVVIDDTTPLGKDVPKIKTHTAFGYATQVCILDDKGRIERFVAAHDVGRIVNPVLCSGQIEGSVHMGIGYALTEELPTENGMPVSFKLREIGVLRARDMPKVDVIMVEEHEPEGPFGAKGVGEIGLVPTAGAVAGALAAFDGVRRRELPMKDSPAAKALSVGRIKGDRTAWR; this is translated from the coding sequence ATGCCCACCATCGACTTTTCACTGAACGGGGAGAAGCGCCGTCTCGACGTGGCGGCAGGGGAATCTCTGCTCGACGCGCTGCGCGACCGCTGCGGAGTGACCTCGACCAAGGACGGATGCCAGCCGCAGGGACAGTGCGGCTGCTGTCTGGCCTTGATCGACGGACAACCCAAGACCACCTGCGCCATTGGCGCCGAGAAGATCGCCGGAAAGTCCGTCGTGACCCTGGAGGGCCTCCCCGACACGGAGCGTGAGCTCCTGTCCCGCGCCTTCGTGATCGCCGGCGGCCTGCAGTGTGGATTCTGCATTCCTGGCTTCGCGCTGCGAGCCAAACAGCTGTGTGACAAGAACCCGAAGCCCAGCCGCGAAGAGATCGCAAAAGCCGTGGACGGACACCTGTGTCGCTGCACGGGCTACGTGAAGATCTTGGACGCCATCGAGCTGTACGCGAGCGCACGCCGAGGTGAACCGCTGCCCGAGCTCGCCACGGACGGCCACGTGGGCAAGCCGTATCCTCGCTATCAGGGTGAGCGCATGACGCTCGGCGACCGACCTTACGTCGCCGACATGCAGCGCGAGGGCATGTTGCACGGAGCGCTGGTGCTTTCGCCCCATGCACGCGCGAAGGTCAAGAGCATCGACACCACGAAGGCCAAAGCACTCCCCGGTGTGCACACGGTCGCCACGGCCGCGGACGTGCCCGGAGAGCGTTGGTACGGGCTGATTTACCCGGACTGGCCCGCCTTCGTTGCCATCGGCGAAGAGGCGCGCTGCGTCGGCGACGTGATCGCGGCAATCGCCGCGGAAGACGAGGCCACGGCGCGTGCAGCCGCCGCGCTGGTCGAGGTGAGCTACGAGCTCTTGACACCCGTGCTCTCACCTGCGGAGTCACTCGCCGACGGCGCACCGCAGGTGAACCCGAAACACGACAACGTGCTCTCGCGCTCGATCATCCGGCGCGGTGACGTCGACGCCGCGCTCGCCAAGAGTGCCCACGTCGTCAGCGGCACCTGGAAGACCCAGCGCATCGAGCACCTCTACCTGGAGCCCGAGGCGGCCCTGGCCGAGCCGCTCCCCGATGGGAAGATGGCGCTCTACACCCAGGGACAAGGCGTGTTCGACGATCGCCGTCAGGTGGCCGGTGTGCTGGCCATGCAGGAGGACGACCTCTACGTCGAGCTGATCCCCAATGGCGGGGCCTTCGGCGGCAAAGAGGACATGAGTGTGCAGGCGCAGACCGCGCTGCTCGCCAAACTCAGCGGACGGCCCGTGCGCATCGAGCTCACGCGCGAAGAGTCCATCCGCATGCACCCCAAGCGGCATCCGATCAGCATGGACTACACCGTCGGGTGCGACGCCGAAGGTAGACTCACCGCGGTCAAGGCCCGCATGGTCGGCGACTCGGGCGCGTATGCCTCCGTCGGCGGCAAGGTGCTCGAGCGTGCCGCGGGTCACTCGTGCGGTCCGTATCGCGTGCCCCACGTGGACGTCGAGGCAGTGGCCGCCTACACGAACAACCCGCCCTGCGGCGCGATGCGGGGCTTCGGCGCCAACCAGGCCAGCTTTGCCATCGAAGGCTGTCTCGATTTGCTCGCCGAAAAGGTCGGTATCGACGCCTACCAGATCCGCGACCGCAACATCGTCGCACTCGGCGACCTGTTCTCGACGGGTCAGATCCTCGACAAGTCAGTCGGCATTCGCAAGACCCTCGAGGCAGTCAAAGACGTGTTCTACGAGGCAAAGAACGCCGGAAAGGCCGTCGGGATCGGCTGCGGCATCAAGAACAGCGGCATCGGCAACGGCGTCTCGGAGTGGGGCAAGTGCCGACTGGTGGTGGAACAGGACAAAACCGTCTCGGTCTACAACGGCTACACCGAGATGGGTCAAGGCCTGCTCACGATCTTGATTCAGTTCGCCGTGGAGGTGACGGGACTACCGGGCAGCGTCTTCCGCCCGAAGGTGGACTCGACCTTCGCTCTCGGCTGCGGGCAGACGACAGGGTCGCGAGCCACGTTGTTCGCGGGAAACGCCGTGAAGAGCGCCGCCGAAAAGCTCAAGCTCGACCTGGACCAGGGCAAGGCGCTGGGTGATCTCGTGGGCAACGTCTACGCCGCAGACGTCGTCATCGACGACACGACACCTCTCGGCAAGGACGTGCCCAAGATCAAGACTCACACGGCGTTCGGATATGCGACTCAGGTCTGCATCCTCGACGACAAGGGGCGTATCGAGCGCTTCGTGGCCGCGCACGACGTCGGCCGCATCGTGAATCCGGTGCTCTGTTCCGGTCAGATCGAGGGCTCCGTGCACATGGGCATTGGCTACGCCCTCACCGAAGAGCTGCCGACCGAAAACGGTATGCCGGTCAGCTTCAAGCTGCGCGAGATCGGTGTCTTGCGGGCCCGCGACATGCCCAAGGTGGACGTGATCATGGTCGAAGAGCACGAACCCGAAGGTCCCTTTGGTGCCAAGGGCGTCGGCGAAATTGGCCTGGTGCCCACGGCCGGCGCCGTGGCGGGTGCCCTCGCCGCGTTCGACGGAGTGCGGCGGCGCGAGCTACCCATGAAAGACTCACCTGCGGCCAAGGCGCTGAGCGTCGGGCGTATCAAGGGCGACCGCACCGCCTGGCGTTGA
- a CDS encoding pyridoxal-phosphate dependent enzyme yields MIDLTLDKAGLEKAVQRAKEKHVVIPTLAQMADPQKIPKAVVAGLKNVGLWDVNPLNLFRISWHNEPVERGGGFGPVNYIEFPSELTGVEARIVALVGKWFPTGAHKVGAAFGCLAPRLVTGQFDPTSQKAVWPSTGNYCRGGAYDSALLGCDSIAILPEGMSRERFEWLEKVAGEVIKTPGTESNVKEIFDKCWELRRSGQALMIFNQFEELGNYLWHHEVTGRAMASVLEKMLGPKGRFAGLTVTTGSAGTIAAGDYLKKLFPGSKIAASEAAQCPTLLANGFGEHRIEGIGDKHVPWIHNVKNTDMVMAIDDEASISMLRLFNEPAGKKLLTSRGLSPELVDRLSLLGISGAANLLSAIKMAKWYELGKESVVMTVLTDSVEMYRSRLSELSAERGAFSEVDANIALERHVLGVGTDLMEELSHPAKKRVHSLKYYTWVEQQGKTYGEIQAQWHDDEYWTRIPEVAPKLDALIGEFNARTGLG; encoded by the coding sequence ATGATCGATCTGACCCTCGACAAAGCCGGGCTCGAAAAGGCCGTACAGCGCGCGAAAGAGAAACACGTCGTCATCCCGACCCTCGCGCAGATGGCCGATCCCCAGAAGATCCCGAAGGCAGTCGTGGCAGGTCTGAAGAACGTCGGGCTCTGGGACGTGAACCCGCTGAACCTCTTTCGCATCAGCTGGCACAACGAACCCGTCGAGCGGGGCGGCGGTTTTGGTCCGGTGAACTACATCGAGTTCCCGAGCGAGCTGACCGGCGTCGAGGCGCGGATCGTCGCTCTGGTCGGAAAATGGTTCCCGACCGGCGCCCACAAAGTCGGCGCGGCCTTCGGCTGCCTGGCGCCGCGTCTGGTGACCGGACAGTTCGATCCCACGTCGCAGAAAGCCGTCTGGCCGTCGACCGGAAACTACTGCCGTGGCGGCGCCTACGACTCGGCGCTGCTCGGCTGTGATTCCATCGCCATCCTGCCCGAGGGCATGAGCCGGGAGCGCTTCGAGTGGCTCGAAAAGGTCGCCGGAGAGGTAATCAAGACGCCCGGGACCGAGAGCAACGTGAAGGAGATCTTCGACAAGTGCTGGGAGCTACGCCGCTCCGGGCAGGCGCTGATGATCTTCAACCAGTTCGAAGAGCTGGGGAACTACCTGTGGCACCACGAGGTCACGGGTCGCGCCATGGCCTCCGTGCTCGAGAAGATGCTGGGCCCCAAGGGCCGCTTCGCAGGCCTCACCGTCACCACCGGCTCCGCCGGCACCATCGCGGCCGGCGACTACCTGAAGAAGCTGTTCCCGGGCAGCAAGATCGCCGCCAGCGAGGCGGCGCAATGCCCGACGCTGCTCGCCAACGGCTTCGGCGAACATCGCATCGAGGGCATCGGCGACAAACACGTGCCGTGGATCCACAACGTGAAGAACACCGACATGGTGATGGCCATCGACGACGAGGCCTCGATCTCGATGCTGCGTCTGTTCAACGAGCCCGCCGGCAAGAAGCTGCTAACGAGCCGCGGGCTCAGCCCGGAGTTGGTCGACCGCCTGAGCCTCTTGGGGATCTCCGGAGCAGCCAACCTGCTCTCGGCGATCAAGATGGCCAAGTGGTACGAGCTCGGCAAAGAGAGTGTGGTCATGACGGTGCTCACCGACTCCGTCGAGATGTACCGCTCGCGCCTGAGCGAGCTCTCCGCGGAGCGCGGCGCCTTCAGCGAGGTCGACGCAAACATCGCCCTCGAGCGGCACGTGCTCGGGGTTGGAACCGACCTGATGGAGGAGCTGTCACACCCCGCCAAGAAACGCGTGCACAGCCTGAAGTACTACACGTGGGTCGAGCAGCAGGGAAAGACCTACGGCGAGATCCAGGCCCAATGGCACGATGACGAATACTGGACTCGCATTCCAGAGGTGGCGCCGAAGCTGGACGCGCTGATCGGCGAGTTCAACGCAAGAACCGGCCTCGGGTGA
- the thrC gene encoding threonine synthase, producing MVFLGYGCQRCGAELRADEATYRCPRCDGNLFVRPDFARASRDAISNSRDPSLWRYAPLLSVPVPPDDAGPLRGVGGSPLYAAPRLASELGVRRVWLKDEGRMPTGSLKDRASAVVVQRARELGKDPIITASTGNAGVALAAMAPAAGIRAVILVPQSAPPAKIAQLQIFGAELVLVEGSYDDAFELSEAAARELHWYCRNTAQNPFTTEGKKTAAFEIAEQLGWRAPDRIFISVGDGNILVGVHQGFAELLALGFIDRVPKVMGVQAEGSSPIARAFLAGTNDIEACATDTLADSIAAGRPADGERALHAVRASGGEFLIVSDAQILDSIGCLGRTASVFAEPAAAAAHAGLELMARAGRLGSDEEIVVLITGNGLKDVGAATRAVKQAPPSIAPTLSALRAVLGKKEGTT from the coding sequence ATGGTCTTCCTCGGCTACGGCTGCCAGCGCTGTGGGGCCGAGCTTCGCGCCGACGAGGCCACCTATCGCTGCCCGCGCTGCGACGGCAACCTGTTCGTGCGCCCAGACTTCGCCCGCGCAAGCCGCGACGCCATCAGCAACAGCCGCGACCCGTCGTTGTGGCGCTACGCGCCGCTCCTGTCCGTGCCCGTACCTCCGGATGATGCCGGCCCACTGCGAGGCGTCGGCGGCTCGCCGCTCTACGCCGCCCCTCGGCTCGCCAGCGAGCTCGGGGTCCGCCGCGTGTGGCTCAAGGACGAAGGGCGTATGCCAACCGGGTCGCTCAAAGATCGCGCGAGCGCGGTCGTCGTCCAGCGCGCGCGGGAGCTCGGCAAAGATCCGATCATCACCGCGTCGACCGGCAACGCCGGCGTCGCCCTGGCCGCCATGGCGCCGGCGGCCGGCATCCGCGCCGTGATCCTCGTCCCCCAGAGCGCGCCGCCGGCGAAGATCGCACAGCTCCAGATCTTCGGCGCCGAGCTCGTGCTCGTGGAGGGTTCGTACGACGACGCCTTCGAGCTGTCCGAGGCGGCCGCCCGGGAGCTTCACTGGTACTGCCGCAACACGGCGCAAAATCCGTTCACCACCGAGGGCAAAAAGACCGCGGCCTTCGAAATAGCGGAGCAGCTGGGCTGGCGCGCACCGGACCGCATCTTCATCTCGGTGGGCGACGGCAACATCTTGGTGGGGGTGCACCAGGGGTTTGCCGAGCTCCTGGCGCTCGGTTTCATCGACCGCGTGCCCAAGGTCATGGGCGTGCAAGCCGAAGGTTCATCGCCCATTGCGAGAGCGTTTCTCGCGGGCACCAACGACATCGAGGCGTGCGCAACCGACACCCTCGCCGACAGCATCGCCGCGGGGCGGCCCGCCGACGGCGAGCGCGCCCTGCATGCGGTGCGCGCAAGTGGAGGTGAGTTCTTGATCGTCAGCGACGCGCAAATTCTCGACTCGATCGGCTGCCTTGGCCGCACCGCCTCGGTGTTCGCCGAGCCCGCCGCTGCCGCCGCCCACGCGGGCCTCGAGCTCATGGCACGCGCCGGGCGGCTCGGGAGCGACGAGGAGATCGTGGTGCTCATCACCGGCAATGGGCTCAAGGACGTCGGCGCAGCGACCCGCGCCGTGAAGCAGGCTCCGCCCAGCATCGCTCCAACACTTTCGGCGCTCCGCGCCGTGCTCGGGAAGAAAGAAGGAACCACATGA